The genomic segment CAGAGGCCATTAAGACCGGATTTTGTGCTGCTGCAATGGCTGTATTCATCAGTACGCCGTCACAGCCCAGTTCCATGGCAATCGCTGCATCACTGGCAGTACCGACACCCGCATCGACCAGCACAGGCACTTTGGCATTTTCTTTAATGATTGAAATGGTATGTGGATTCAGAATCCCCAGACCAGAACCGATCAGGCTACCCAAAGGCATGATTGCTACGCAGCCCATACTTTCCAGTTCTTGTGCCACGATCGGATCATCTGAGGTATAGACCATGATTTCAAAACCGTCATCAATCAGGGTGCGCGCTGCTTTCAAGGTTTCAGTAATATTTGGATAAAGAGTCTTTTCATCACCCAGAACTTCTAGTTTCACCAGGTTATGACCATCCAAGAGTTCACGTGCCAGCATACAGGTACGTACTGCGCTATTGGCATCAAAACAGCCTGCTGTATTTGGCAAAATGGTGTATTTTTCTGGTGGAACCACTGAAAGCAGATTAGGTTGGTCTGGATGCTGACCAATATTCACCCGGCGAATAGCAACCGTTACAATTTCTGCACCGCTGGCCTGAATGGCCTGATCTGTTTCATTTAAATCTTTATATTTGCCTGTGCCTACTAAAAGACGAGACTGGAATTGGCGTGAACCGATCTGTAATAAATCTTGCATAATTGTTCCAAGTGTTATTAGCCGCCACCGACTGCGTGAATAATTTCTATTTTGTCCGCTTCACAAATGGGCGTTTCACCCAATCTGCTTTTAGAAATAATCATTTCATTGACCTCAACTGCAAAGCGCTTACCCTCAAGCGCCAGACTTTGAACCAGCTCCAGCAGGTTCTTGCATTGAGTTTCTTGTTGTTCGCCATTGATATATACCAGCATCTTGGCAACCCTCCATGATTATTGATTAAAGCATCAGACCTATTTGAGGTATTTTACGGCATTCCAGGCCAGAATTAACCAGCCAGCAATCATTAAGGCACCACCAATTGGCGTAATTGCACCTAAACCGCGCGGCAGACCCATTGCCATGACATAGAGTGAGCCACAGAACAGGAAAATTCCCGCCTGAATCAGGAGAAAACTCCATTTGATTGGCAATTCAGGAATCACTCGGCTGATCACTGCCAAAAGGAGTAACCCAAGAGCATGGTAGAAGAAATAATCTGTGGCCGTTTGCCACCAGGTCAACTGTGCTTCAGTCGCTCGAGTCTTTAAACCATGGGCACCAAATGCGCCGAGCATGACTGCAAGCGCAAGATTCAGTGCTGAAATCGCAATCCACATTTGAATTGATCTTCCCAATAAAGTTTGCGCTTAACCTTAGCATAAAAGCTAAGGCTGAAACACGGCATTAAAAGACAAAAAAGCCTTCATATATGAAGGCTTTTTCTTAAGATTAGTAGTTTATTAATTCAATACATCAGTTTGAAGACATTGCCACTTTGATTTTTTCCATTGCATTCTTTTCAAGCTGACGGATACGTTCGGCGGAAACGTTATATTCAGCTGCCAGTTCATGCAAGGTTGATTTTTCATCATCCAGCCAGCGACGCTGCAAGATATTGCGAGAACGGTCATCTAGCTGTTCCATCGCTTCATGCAGGGCAGAGGTACTTTGTTCCTCATAGTCTTCATTTTCAATCAGACGTGCCGGATCATAACGATTATCTTCCAGATATAGTGCTGGAGCAACGTGAGTTGAATTTTCGTCATCATCATCACCTGATGCTTCAAATGCTGCATCATAAGCCGTCAATCGGCCTTCCATTTCCAGTACCTGTTCTGGTGTTACATTCAGGTCATTGGCAATCGACTGAGCTTCTTCAAGCGTTAACTTTTTAGAAGACTTTTTCAAGCTACGTAAATTGAAGAACAGTTTACGTTGCGCTTTAGTGGTCGCAATTTTGACAATACGCCAGTTACGAATTACATATTCATGAATTTCAGCTTTGATCCAGTGCACGGCAAATGACACCAGACGTACGCCCATACTCGGGTCAAAACGCTTAACGGCTTTCATCAGGCCAAGGTTGCCTTCCTGAATCAGGTCACCTTGAGGCAGGCCATAACCTGCATAACTACGTGCAATATGTACCACGAAACGCAAATGAGACATGACCAGCATTTTTGCTGCGTCTAGGTCTTGGTCGTAGTAATAGCGTTCAGCCAACTCTTTTTCTTGTTCGGCCGTTAAAATAGGAATTTGATTGACAGTGCTAATATAAGCACCAAGATTGACACCTGGCGCCGATAATGACAGGGGCATCAATTGATTGCGGCTGTCACTCATGTGTTCTCCTTGAAGTGCGGGGGATTTAACCCTTAACTAGGTTTTATCTTAATCCAAACTCTCCTCAAATAATGGATATTTGGGTAGAGAAATGTAAATTTTTATACGAGTATGGAGAGCATCCAGTTTAATTGAAAATTTTTAAGATTCAATCAGGTAGTGATACTCGGTTGCAGAAATCTGTTGAGATTCGCATTTTAACTGATGCATATGGCAATACCGTGTAACATCAGTTTGACTATGTGGATCTGATGACTTTAGCAAGAATGTTTTGCCCTGATCTGCTTTTAATGCACGCTTTAACATCAGGAGCGGCATCGGACAGGGTTTACCCATGGCATCAATAATATGCGCTTGACCGTGGTTATCACTCATTTCCGTTTTATTCATATCGCAAAAAAGGCTATAAATATTAGCAAATAGGATGCCAAAACCCAACTATTTGGCTAAAAAGTTACATGAAATAATATATATAATTTTTCTGATATATATTGTGAAAAAAAATAACTAAATCAAAAGGAACAAAGCTAAAAAATATCTATTAATTGTCATAAACCCATGTTAAGCTCGTTGCGTATTTAGGATTTTAGATAAACAAATTGATTGTTTTTCGCCCTATACACAATGGATGTAACCGGGATTTTGTTAATAGTTTTACAGAATGATTACAAGCTTAAAAATAATATTTTCAAACTTGTTTGCTCTGCTGTTTGCAACACCGGGTGGTCCTTTTTTTAGTATCAATGAGGATTAACTTATGACAGCTGCTCGTGAACAAGGCGTAGTTAAATGGTTCAACGACACTAAAGGCTTCGGCTTTATTCAACGCAACGGCGGTGATGACGTATTCGTTCATTTCCGTGCAATCCAAGGTGAAGGCCACCGTTCACTTCGTGACGGCCAACGTGTTGAATTCAGTGTAGTTAAAGGCCAAAAAGGCTTCCAAGCTGAAGAAGTTCAACCATTAGACTAATCTTCGGATTAAGCTAATAAACGCCCCAATATAAATTGGGGCGTTTTTTGTTTATACTATTCCATCTTAGTGATTATCAAATTAGAGCAGCGCTTTATGTCATCTGGTTTTGAAACCTTAAATTTACATCCCCAACTGAAAAAGGCAATTGATGCTTTAGGCTTTACTTCCATGACGCCGATTCAGCAGAAGGTTTTAAAATTCACCTTGGCAGGACATGATGCTATTGGTCGTGCACAAACGGGTACGGGTAAAACAGCCGCATTCCTGATTAGCGTGATTAATGACTTGCTGAATAATCCGGTAAAAGAACAGCGTTATCGTGGTGAACCGCGTGCTCTGATTTTGGCACCCACTCGTGAGCTGGCATTACAGATTGAAAGCGATGCACATGAGCTGACCAAGTTTACTGACCTGAGTGTCGTAACACTTCTAGGTGGTGTAGATTTTGACAAGCAGAAAGCTCAATTGGATAAAGCGCCAGTGGATATCATGGTTGCTACTCCAGGGCGTCTGATTGATTTTGTCGAGCAAAAAGAAGTCTGGCTAGACCAGATTGAATTCCTGGTGATTGATGAAGCTGACCGTCTACTGGATATGGGTTTTATTCCATCAGTAAAACGTATTGTGCGTTTCTCGCCACGCAAAGAGCAGCGTCAGACGCTGATGTTCTCTGCAACTTTTAGCTATGATGTCTTGAATCTGGCACAGCAATGGTTATTTGAACCGGTCACTGTCGAAATTGAGCCAGAGAAAAAAACCAATGCCGACGTAGAACAGCGTGTGTATATGGTGGCGAAAGCAGACAAATATAAGTTGCTGCAAGACATTCTGCGTGATGAGCCGATTGAAAAGGTCATGATTTTCGCTAACCGTCGTGATCAGGTACGTAAGCTATATGATCATTTAAAACGTGATGGTTATAAGGTGGTAATGCTGTCAGGTGAAATTGCCCAAGACAAACGCTTAAAAATGTTAGACCAGTTCAAAAATGGTAAACATAACATCATGATTGCGACAGACGTTGCCGGTCGTGGTATTCATGTGGATGGCGTATCTCATGTGATTAACTTCACTTTACCTGAACAGTCCGATGATTACGTACACCGTATTGGTCGTACTGGTCGTGCGGGAACGCGTGGTGTAAGTATCAGTTTCCTGGCGGAAGATGATGCGTTCTATTTGCCAGAGATTGAAAAAGCGATTGGACAGAAATTACCGCTGACCCGTTTAGAAGGCTATTGCTAATCTAAACTGCAAAAAAACCGCTCTTCAAGAGCGGTTTTTTATTACTGCACATGTTGAAGCTTATTTTGCTTCACAGCGGAACGTTAAAACAGTCTGATAATCATCATTCTGGTTCAATCCGGTGTTGGTGCCGGCAATATTGCCTAATACAGTCGCAGCAGCCTGAATCATTTGTCCGGTCTGTTCATCGACTACACCTTTTAGTGCACCATCATAAGAAGTTTTTTCATCCAGAATAATCGCAGTTGCTTTGGAGCCACAGGTTTTGCTGGCGGCATTCACTGCATTATTTTTAGAGGTTAACTGGTTTTTACCTAATCCTGTTACTTCAAACTGATTATTTTCCTTTTGAACCGCCACTGAAGTCGGGTTAGATGCACAGGCAGTTAAAAGTAGAGCTGAAGCTGCTAATCCGCTGATCGCAATTGTTTTTTTCATCATAAAATCTCGCTTGAAAACAGAACTGGGAATATTGAAACACAGTAAAAAGCACAGAATTAGGAGCTGTTGTATAAGTTTGGCAATTTTTGATGTTGCTCTATGAGAGAAAAGTGAATGAAAGAGACCTTTTATTGATTCCATAGAAAATATTGTAATCTTTCTTAAATATTTTCAAGGTAGAGGTATTTGCAAGTTTCTAGAGTATTACTAGTGGAATATGCTAATCTTGACCGTAGTTTTTAAGTTATAGATCTATAAAGCAATGACGGAATCTGTGGTCGACATCGTTCATCAAAATATTCACCAACGTCAATCAATAGGACATTTGCTGGCACCTGCGCCGAATGCAGAACAGTTAGAAATGGCATTTAAAGCTGCTTTGACAGCACCGGATCATCACCGGTTAAAACCTACCACTTTTGTGATCATCCCGGATGCGCAACGTGAAGCATTTGGTGAACTGTTATCGCAAGCACTGATAGATCTGGGTCAAACTGAATCAGCTCAGATTGAACGGGTCAAGAATCATCCTTTTCGTGCACCTTTGCTGGTACTGGCATTAACCCGTTTGCAGGATCATCCGAAAGTGCCACATTTTGAGCAGATTTTGAGTTCAGGTGCCGCTATTCAAAACTTCTTGCTGTCTTTGCAGGCTCAAGGTTTTTCAACTATGTGGCGTAGTGGCGCAGTAGTAGAATCAAAATTTTTCAAGCAGTCGCTCGGCATTGGTAAGGATGATCTGGTTTCTGGCATTATCTATATCGGTACGGCGGCAAAAGCGATTGCACCACGTGCTGAAATCCAGACCCAGAATTATGTAAGTTATTGGAATCAAAACTAAGGCATTTCAAGACACAGGATATTAGAAAACAAGATGTCAGAATTAAATTTTACCAATTTGATTGAACCGGTTGCGGTCAACCAGAATACGGCTTTAAGAATTACAGTTTTAGGCGGTGGTAGTTTTGGTACTGCAATGGCCAATACCGCGGTTCGAAATGGCTGCGATACCATGATCTGGATTCGTGACCCGGAAGTAGCTGAAGATATTAATGCAACACATATCAATAAGCGCTATCTTCCGGATTTTAAGCTGGAAGAAAATCTGCTTGCTGTGTCCGATCTGGAGAAGGCTGTTCGTGATCGCGATATTATTCTAGTTGCGATTCCAAGTCATTCTTTCCGTGATGTATTACAGCAGATCAAGCCTTTTATCACATCTCAAGCGGTGATTTCCCTGACAAAAGGGATTGAGGCCAATACCTTCAGCTTTATGAGTGACATCATTCGTGAAGAATTACCGGAAGTGCCTTATGGTGTGTTGTCTGGTCCAAACCTGGCCAAGGAAATTGTCGCAGGTCAGCCGGCAGGTACGGTGATTGCCAGTGAATCTGAACTGGTACGTTATGCAGTGCAACAGGCACTCCATAGTGCATTATTCCGTGTCTTTGCCAGTGATGATGTGCATGGCGTAGAACTGGGTGGCGCATTGAAAAATATTTATGCGGTCGCGATGGGAATGGCGGCTGCCTATAATGTCGGTGAAAATACCAAAAGTATGATTCTGACCCGTGCGCTAGCTGAAATGAGCCGATTTGCAGTCAAGCTGGGTGCAAATCCGCTAACTTTCTTGGGGCTTTCTGGTGTAGGTGATCTATTTGCCACTTGTAACAGTCCGCTGAGTCGTAACTATCAGGTTGGTTATGCATTAGGTAAGGGTAAAACCTTAGAGCAGGCGACGACTGAACTAGGGCAGACGGCAGAAGGGATTAACACTATTGTGCAGGTAAAAGCACGTTCAGAGGAGCTGGATGTGTATATGCCGATTACAACTGCTTTGTATGAAGTGATCTTTGAAGGAGCGCCGCCGCTGACGATCGCTTTATCCTTAATGAAAAATGGTCATCGCAGTGATGTCGAATTTGTCTTGCCACATCATCAAGTCTGATCTATAACACAGGAAGTGCGATGATTATGATGCTGACTGATGATCGTGGCGACCAAATAAATAGGGAAATAAGATGCAACTGACTTTAGTGCGACATGGCGAAGCCGCGCCACCGGTGAATGGGAATGATACCAAACGTCCCCTAACGGAGCGCGGGCATCAACAGGCGGAACAGACAGCGCAGTATTTAAAGGACATCATCAAACCGGAAGTATTTGTGGTCAGTCCTTTATTGCGTGCACAGGAAACTCTGGCGCATTTACAGCACTATTTTAAAGATGTACCCGTTGTGATCTGTAATACTATCAAGCCTGATGATGATGCTAAAGTTGCAGTTGAATGGTTATCGCAGTTGCCGTATGAGTCCATTGCGGTGGTTTGTCATATGAATGTTGTGGCGCATATTGCCTCCATTCTCGTGACTGAGTCTTTTCATCCATTTCATTTATCAGAAGCACGTATTTATGATCAGGCCGTGATTGCACCAGGCTTATCAACACAAGTTAAAAGCTTTATTCCAACAGTATAAAAACCAATTAAAACGGTAGAACACAATCGATGTTGTATTTATGGATGCCGGAAGCCAATGGGGTTTGGCAATGGTCAAAGGGGGAGTTCTGGAACACTGCTGCAACACTTGAGCAGCTGATTCAGGATATTCAGGCTTATCATGGTGTAGAGGCGACGGTCTTTTTTCCAAGTCGTCATGTGCAAATTTTGCAGCAGACTTTGCCAAAAAGCCAATATAAAAAAATGGGCAATGATGGCATTAAATATCTGTTAGAAGAATATGTAGTACTGCCTGTCGATACCATGAAAGTGCTGCATCATTTTCAGCAGCCTGACCAGATCAGTATTCTGGGGATTGCAAATTCTACAGTTGAAACTTTGCAGCATGCTCTGAATTTGATTCCTGTTAAACTCGCTGCGTTACTGCCAGACTTTCTGGTTTTGCCAGTGCCTGAACATGCGCAGCAGCGCGTTATTGCACAAATTGGTGGGCATTTGCTGGTACGTGAAGCTGAATATATCGGCCAGTCAGTGGATGATCTGAGCCTTTATCTGGATTTTCAGTCTAAAGATCTGGAATATCAGGTCAGCAATCTCAGCCCTGAACAAATGAGCAGTTTTGAAGCGGTAGCAACACGTGAACAATTAAACTCGTTCCAATATACGTTGCCAATGCTAAAAAAACCGAAACAGCATCCATTTAATATCCTGCCAAAGGGTAAATCGGATCATACTGTTTCTGGTTACTGGAAAGCCTGTGCGGCGGTTTTTCTTGGGATTTTAGTACTACAGTTTACTTATGATGCGGTGCGCTGGTATCAATATAAAAAAGTCGCCAATACCACTGCGATGCAGGCGATTGACCAGTTTAAATACTGGTTCGGACAAAATTATCCGGTCACTGAGCAGAATATTAAAAGTCAGTTTGAAGCCCAGCTTCGTCAAAGTCAGACTGCGGATACTCAGGCTTTGCAGCTCATTAGCCGAGTCGGGCCGGTGTTGATGCAAAACCAGATTGTGGCACAGCGCGTCAATTATGATCCGTCTGGATTGAGTTTACAGTTACAGTCCACTTCATCTGAAGGTTTAAATACTTTGACCAAACAACTGGGGCAGCAGGGCTTTAAAGTAGAATTGGGGAATATACAGGCGAATGGAACAGGCGCCGTAGGACTGGTGAAAATACAATAATGAAAGCCATTGAAACCTTACAGAACCGCATGGATCTGCAAATTGAAAAATTGACCGATTATCTGGATCGTTTGTCAGCACGTGAACGCATTCTGGTAATCTTTACCACAATTTTTGTACTGGTTGCCGCTGTTGCGAGTGCACTCTGGGCAATGCATCAGGCAGCAGATACCCAACAAAAACGTTTAAATGATCTAAAAGATACGCTGGTCTGGATGCAAAGTAATGCTGTTACTATGAAGCCGGCAGGAGACTTGCAATTAGATGCAGCAGAAAAAGTGCAGCGTATTGCCCAGCAACAAGGTCTGTCGGTTGCATCGCAGCAAATGGATGGAAAAATTCAGTTGATGCTGTCTCACGAAAATTATTCTGTGCTGGCCAACTTCCTGACGCAGCTAGCACAAATGGGGCTAAGTATCGAGAAAATGGAACTAAATAATGAAGTAGGGCAGATTAAATTAACAGCGACTGTGCAATAACTGGTAAAAATAAAGATTTGCAAAGCATGGTTTTTTTGTCAGCCTATGCCTATAATATGCCGACTTAAAAAGCAGTAGACTTTTCTAGATATGTTGTATTCTCTAGCCCGCCCTTTGTTGTTTTCTTTAGCACCAGAGCGTGCACATGAGCTGACACTATCACTATTAAAATCATCCCATAAAATGGGCATGATGCGTCAAAATGTTGCTGTGAAACCTGTGACCTGTATGGGAATCGAATTTCCTAATCCGGTCGGTCTTGCAGCAGGGTTAGATAAAAATGGTGCCTATATTGATGCCTTGGCCAGTCAAGGCTTTGGTTTTATTGAAATTGGTACCATTACTCCACGCCCGCAACCTGGTAATCCTCATCCACGTTTATTCCGTCTTCCGAAAGCCAAAGCGATTATTAACCGTATGGGTTTTAATAATGATGGTGTGGACAAACTGATTGAAAACGTTAAAGCTGCAAAATTTAAAGGTGTACTGGGAATCAATATCGGTAAAAACGCTGATACTCCGGTAGAAAAAGCAGTAGATGATTACCTTATTTGTTTAGAAAAAGTCTATAATTATGCTTCCTATATCACCGTTAATATTTCTTCTCCAAATACCAAGAACCTGCGCAGTTTACAAAGTGGCGATGCACTGACTGAATTGCTGGAAACGCTAAAGAATCGTCAGCTGGAACTGGCTCAGGAACATCAGCATTACGTTCCTCTGGTATTAAAAGTTGCACCGGATCTTGAAGCTGAAGATATTGCCTTTATTGCCAAGCAGTTATTGCAATACAAGATTGATGGTCTGATCGTGACCAATACCACATTGTCACGTGAAGGTGTGGAAGGTCTGGAGCATGCAGAAGAAGCGGGCGGTTTATCAGGCGCGCCAGTCTTTGAGAAAAGCACGGCATGTCTGGCTGCATTTGCAGAGGAATTAAAGGGACAAATTCCATTGATTGGTGTGGGTGGTATTCTTTCAGGTGCGGATGCGCTGGCCAAGAAAAAAGCTGGTGCAAGCCTTGTACAAGTCTATAGTGGCCTCATATATACTGGGCCGGAACTGGTTAAAGACTGTGTAGCCGCGCTTTAAATCCTATGAATGCCATTGATATCTTTCTACTGATTATCTTGCTCATTGGAGGGCTCAACGGTTTGCGCCAAGGATTTATTAAAGCCTTTGCGAACTTAGTGGGATGGATTTTTGCCTTGATTATTGCGGCGAAATATTCAACACTACTTGCGCCCTCAATGGTTGCTCTCAGTACAGATCCAGTGGTACAGAAGATTGCAGCCTTTGCCTTTATCGTTCTGATGATTGTGGTACTCACCTGGATTGTCACCTTTCTGCTCAACCGCATTTTAAAAACCTTGAAACTTGGTCCGCTGAATCGTCTTGCGGGGGGTGTTTTCGGCAGCCTGAAAGGTTTGCTGATTGTCCTGATTACCATGCAGGGGATTGGCCCTTGGGTGGAAAGTTCGCCGCACTGGAAGCAGTCCAAATTTATACAGGTCTTATTGCCATATGCGCCTTGGGCAACAGAGCTCTCCAAAGAAGCCGCAAATGGCGCCCTGCAACATATCAAGTCTGAAGGGGCACAGAAACCTTCAGATTCCTCATCTGAACCGGCATCCAAGGCCAAGAGTTCAGATGCGTCAACGAATAATCCTTTTTATTAATCCTAGCTTGTCTGCGAGGTTGCTATGTGTGGAGTAGTTGGTATAGCTGGTAAATCACCTGTTAACCAAATGTTGTTTGATGCATTAACGATGTTACAACATCGTGGACAAGATGCAGCTGGGATTGTGACTTGTCAGGAAGGCCGCCTGTTCCTGCGTAAAGA from the Acinetobacter sp. YWS30-1 genome contains:
- a CDS encoding thiazole synthase: MQDLLQIGSRQFQSRLLVGTGKYKDLNETDQAIQASGAEIVTVAIRRVNIGQHPDQPNLLSVVPPEKYTILPNTAGCFDANSAVRTCMLARELLDGHNLVKLEVLGDEKTLYPNITETLKAARTLIDDGFEIMVYTSDDPIVAQELESMGCVAIMPLGSLIGSGLGILNPHTISIIKENAKVPVLVDAGVGTASDAAIAMELGCDGVLMNTAIAAAQNPVLMASAMRKAVEAGREAFLAGRMPRKRMANASSPETGYFFK
- the thiS gene encoding sulfur carrier protein ThiS: MLVYINGEQQETQCKNLLELVQSLALEGKRFAVEVNEMIISKSRLGETPICEADKIEIIHAVGGG
- a CDS encoding DUF423 domain-containing protein, translated to MWIAISALNLALAVMLGAFGAHGLKTRATEAQLTWWQTATDYFFYHALGLLLLAVISRVIPELPIKWSFLLIQAGIFLFCGSLYVMAMGLPRGLGAITPIGGALMIAGWLILAWNAVKYLK
- the rpoH gene encoding RNA polymerase sigma factor RpoH, giving the protein MSDSRNQLMPLSLSAPGVNLGAYISTVNQIPILTAEQEKELAERYYYDQDLDAAKMLVMSHLRFVVHIARSYAGYGLPQGDLIQEGNLGLMKAVKRFDPSMGVRLVSFAVHWIKAEIHEYVIRNWRIVKIATTKAQRKLFFNLRSLKKSSKKLTLEEAQSIANDLNVTPEQVLEMEGRLTAYDAAFEASGDDDDENSTHVAPALYLEDNRYDPARLIENEDYEEQSTSALHEAMEQLDDRSRNILQRRWLDDEKSTLHELAAEYNVSAERIRQLEKNAMEKIKVAMSSN
- a CDS encoding sulfurtransferase TusA family protein gives rise to the protein MSDNHGQAHIIDAMGKPCPMPLLMLKRALKADQGKTFLLKSSDPHSQTDVTRYCHMHQLKCESQQISATEYHYLIES
- a CDS encoding cold-shock protein codes for the protein MTAAREQGVVKWFNDTKGFGFIQRNGGDDVFVHFRAIQGEGHRSLRDGQRVEFSVVKGQKGFQAEEVQPLD
- the rhlB gene encoding ATP-dependent RNA helicase RhlB, with amino-acid sequence MSSGFETLNLHPQLKKAIDALGFTSMTPIQQKVLKFTLAGHDAIGRAQTGTGKTAAFLISVINDLLNNPVKEQRYRGEPRALILAPTRELALQIESDAHELTKFTDLSVVTLLGGVDFDKQKAQLDKAPVDIMVATPGRLIDFVEQKEVWLDQIEFLVIDEADRLLDMGFIPSVKRIVRFSPRKEQRQTLMFSATFSYDVLNLAQQWLFEPVTVEIEPEKKTNADVEQRVYMVAKADKYKLLQDILRDEPIEKVMIFANRRDQVRKLYDHLKRDGYKVVMLSGEIAQDKRLKMLDQFKNGKHNIMIATDVAGRGIHVDGVSHVINFTLPEQSDDYVHRIGRTGRAGTRGVSISFLAEDDAFYLPEIEKAIGQKLPLTRLEGYC
- a CDS encoding nitroreductase family protein codes for the protein MTESVVDIVHQNIHQRQSIGHLLAPAPNAEQLEMAFKAALTAPDHHRLKPTTFVIIPDAQREAFGELLSQALIDLGQTESAQIERVKNHPFRAPLLVLALTRLQDHPKVPHFEQILSSGAAIQNFLLSLQAQGFSTMWRSGAVVESKFFKQSLGIGKDDLVSGIIYIGTAAKAIAPRAEIQTQNYVSYWNQN
- a CDS encoding NAD(P)H-dependent glycerol-3-phosphate dehydrogenase, with the protein product MSELNFTNLIEPVAVNQNTALRITVLGGGSFGTAMANTAVRNGCDTMIWIRDPEVAEDINATHINKRYLPDFKLEENLLAVSDLEKAVRDRDIILVAIPSHSFRDVLQQIKPFITSQAVISLTKGIEANTFSFMSDIIREELPEVPYGVLSGPNLAKEIVAGQPAGTVIASESELVRYAVQQALHSALFRVFASDDVHGVELGGALKNIYAVAMGMAAAYNVGENTKSMILTRALAEMSRFAVKLGANPLTFLGLSGVGDLFATCNSPLSRNYQVGYALGKGKTLEQATTELGQTAEGINTIVQVKARSEELDVYMPITTALYEVIFEGAPPLTIALSLMKNGHRSDVEFVLPHHQV
- the sixA gene encoding phosphohistidine phosphatase SixA — encoded protein: MQLTLVRHGEAAPPVNGNDTKRPLTERGHQQAEQTAQYLKDIIKPEVFVVSPLLRAQETLAHLQHYFKDVPVVICNTIKPDDDAKVAVEWLSQLPYESIAVVCHMNVVAHIASILVTESFHPFHLSEARIYDQAVIAPGLSTQVKSFIPTV
- the gspL gene encoding type II secretion system protein GspL, whose protein sequence is MLYLWMPEANGVWQWSKGEFWNTAATLEQLIQDIQAYHGVEATVFFPSRHVQILQQTLPKSQYKKMGNDGIKYLLEEYVVLPVDTMKVLHHFQQPDQISILGIANSTVETLQHALNLIPVKLAALLPDFLVLPVPEHAQQRVIAQIGGHLLVREAEYIGQSVDDLSLYLDFQSKDLEYQVSNLSPEQMSSFEAVATREQLNSFQYTLPMLKKPKQHPFNILPKGKSDHTVSGYWKACAAVFLGILVLQFTYDAVRWYQYKKVANTTAMQAIDQFKYWFGQNYPVTEQNIKSQFEAQLRQSQTADTQALQLISRVGPVLMQNQIVAQRVNYDPSGLSLQLQSTSSEGLNTLTKQLGQQGFKVELGNIQANGTGAVGLVKIQ
- the gspM gene encoding type II secretion system protein GspM codes for the protein MKAIETLQNRMDLQIEKLTDYLDRLSARERILVIFTTIFVLVAAVASALWAMHQAADTQQKRLNDLKDTLVWMQSNAVTMKPAGDLQLDAAEKVQRIAQQQGLSVASQQMDGKIQLMLSHENYSVLANFLTQLAQMGLSIEKMELNNEVGQIKLTATVQ
- a CDS encoding quinone-dependent dihydroorotate dehydrogenase; the encoded protein is MLYSLARPLLFSLAPERAHELTLSLLKSSHKMGMMRQNVAVKPVTCMGIEFPNPVGLAAGLDKNGAYIDALASQGFGFIEIGTITPRPQPGNPHPRLFRLPKAKAIINRMGFNNDGVDKLIENVKAAKFKGVLGINIGKNADTPVEKAVDDYLICLEKVYNYASYITVNISSPNTKNLRSLQSGDALTELLETLKNRQLELAQEHQHYVPLVLKVAPDLEAEDIAFIAKQLLQYKIDGLIVTNTTLSREGVEGLEHAEEAGGLSGAPVFEKSTACLAAFAEELKGQIPLIGVGGILSGADALAKKKAGASLVQVYSGLIYTGPELVKDCVAAL
- a CDS encoding CvpA family protein → MNAIDIFLLIILLIGGLNGLRQGFIKAFANLVGWIFALIIAAKYSTLLAPSMVALSTDPVVQKIAAFAFIVLMIVVLTWIVTFLLNRILKTLKLGPLNRLAGGVFGSLKGLLIVLITMQGIGPWVESSPHWKQSKFIQVLLPYAPWATELSKEAANGALQHIKSEGAQKPSDSSSEPASKAKSSDASTNNPFY